The segment TAGAACTACTTATGAGACCAGCCTGATCTATCTTCTACTGCTCCCTCTACCACCTCAAATTCCCAGTTGGCTATACAAGAGGTTAAAAGCTCTGCAAGAAGACAGCAATCTCCACTTGATTATTAACGAGCTACATAGCTTAATCTCTAAACTAGAAACCTACCCTGGTATCTCTAATTGGGTGGTTCGTCATGCACTCAAATCTATTAAGGATAAACGCGAGTAAATGACAAATATACACCGCAAAAGCAAGCTTCCTGGGAAAAATTGGGCTATGTAAACTAAGTATGACAAAACCCGTTTTCTGCAAGAAAATGGGTTTTGTCATATTTTATGCTGAACCCACTGCTTCAATAGCAGATTCAAGAGCGATCGCTACATGAGTCCAATGCGTTCCACCCTGGCAAAATACAATATAAGGCTCCCTCAACGGCCCATCTGCTGAAAACTCCGATGTACTTCCCTCAATAAATGTCCCTCCAGCCATAACCACCTTACTCTCATAACCAGGCATTTCATCTGGTACTGGTTCTAGATAAGAACCAATTGGCGAATGTTCTTGAATTGCTCGACAAAAAGCAATCAACTTCTTAGGCGAACCCAGTTTAATCGCTTGAATCACATCGCGCCGAGGAGCCAATGGCAAGGGATTCACCGCATAACCCAGCTTGTCAAAAACGTAAGCAGTTAAGTGAGTCCCTTTTACCGCTTCTCCTACCATTTGCGGAGCTAAAAATAGCCCTTGAAATAACAAACGATTTTGGTCAAATGTCGCCCCCCCAGCACTGCCAATCCCCGGCGCCGTAAGGCGACACGCCGCTGCTTCTACTAAGTCTGCTCTACCAGCAACGTAGCCACCACCTGTAACGATAGTACCGCCGGGATTTTTAATTAAAGACCCAGCAATTAAGTCAGCGCCTACTGCTGGTGGTTCCCTATCTTCGATAAATTCGCCGTAACAATTATCGACAAAGCAGATAGTATTGGGGTTTTGTTGTTTGACTAAATGAACTATTTTTTCAATGTCAGCTATTGAAAGACTAGGACGCCAAGAATAGCCACAAGAACGCTGGATTAACACTAAGCGGGTATTATCTTTGACAGCTTTACCCAATGCTTGCCAATCAATATTTCCCTCCGTAGTTAGATCCAATTCTCGGTAGCTAACGCCAAACTCTTTAAGGGAGCCTTGGCCTTGGCCTCGCAACCCAATAACTTCTTCGAGCGTATCGTAGGGGGAACCAACTACTGCTAGCATTTCATCTCCTGGACGGAGGACACCAAAAAGGGCACAAGCGATCGCATGAGTCCCGGAAACAAACTGCACCCGCACCGCAGCTGCTTCTGCATCCATGACTTCGGCAAATACTCGATCTAGAGTATCGCGCCCCATATCGTCATGGCCGTAGCCGCTAACACCTGCAAAATGGTGCGCTCCCACTCTATGGGAACGAAATGCTTCCAAGACTTTTTTGAGATTTTGCTTGACCTGAGCGTCAATTTTAGAAAAAATCGGTAAGAGCGCCGCTTCTGCCGCTAGCAGCTTTGATGGGCTGTTCATCAATTCCTTTTTCACAATATAGATATGCGGATTTTAAATTTTCGCAGATTAGGCCGCACAATTCGTATCAAGGTTAATCCATGACTGTTGCCACCACAACTAAACTCCGCCCCGATTGGGTTAACATCCTGTTTCTGGGGGGACTTCACGTAGGAGCGCTTTTTGCCCTGCTTCCCAGTAACTTTAATTGGACTGCTGTAGGCATTGCTGTTTTCCTCCACTGGGTTACTGGTGGTTTGGGCATCACCTTGGGATTTCATCGCCTAGTCACCCACCGCAGCTTTCAGACACCAAAGTGGCTGGAATATTTCCTGATGTTCTGCGGCACTTTAGCTTGCCAAGGTGGCGTAATTGACTGGGTAGGTCTGCACCGCTTGCATCATATGCACTCTGACTCTGCGGGCGATCCCCACGACTCTAATGAGGGTTTTTGGTGGAGCCATGTGGGTTGGATGCTCTGCGACATCCCAGGTAAGGAAGATATGGCCCGCTATGTCAAGGATATTGCGGACGACCCTGTTTATAAGTTTTTACAAAATTCTCTTGTTTTCATCCAACTTGGCTTAGGTTTCTTGCTCTACCTTTTGGGTGGCTGGCCTTTTGTGGTCTGGGGAATTTTTGTTCGCGTGGTTGTAGTATTTCACTGCACTTGGTTTGTAAACAGTGCAACCCATAAGTTTGGCTATCGCAGCTATGAATCTAGCGATCGCTCTACTAATTGTTGGTGGGTCGCTTTACTCACCTATGGCGAAGGCTGGCACAACAACCACCATGCTTTTCAATATTCGGCTCGTCACGGCTTGCAGTGGTGGGAAATTGACATGACTTGGATGACCATTCAACTTTTACAAGCGCTTGGTTTAGCTGAAAAAGTAAAACTCGCTGAAGTAAAAGTCGCTGAAAAAGAATAGTTATGAGATACGAGATATGAGTTTTGAATTAATAACTCATATCTCTTATTTTTTTTTAGGAAAACAGGTTTCCTTGAACTATATGCTTGACAGTTGTCAATGTTTCCATGCTGATTAGTCCTCGACGATGCCCTTTTTGATTAGACATTCCCAGAAATATTGAGTCTCCCGGTTTGGGAATGCGTGAAAATCGGGGAGAAGAATTGATGTATACAGAGGCGCTATCAATTCCTAAAGCGAACTGGCGGCTTTCTTGATAGGATTCTGTAACGAGACAATCGGCGTGACCGCTGCTGAATCGGTTAATCCAGGCGATCGCTGAATCGATGCTATCTATAACTTTAAAAGCCACAACTTTATCGAGATAGGCTTGGCTCCATTCCGATTCTGCCGCTCGACTCAACTGATCGGGGAAATCTGCTACTAGCTGGGCATCTCCTCTAACTTTAAACCCCTTGTCCTTTAAGCTGTTCCACAGCGTTATCAGAGATGAGGGCTTTTGATTTGGATGGATCAAAACCTTTTCAATTGCATTAACTGGATCTGGTTCGCTCATATGACTGTCTATAATCACCAAGCGAGCCAAATCTAAGCTTCCTGTAGGCGACCAATAGAGGTAACAGTTTCCCATCGCTGACTTTAATACAGGCGCGGTTGACTGCTGCATCACTTGCTGCACCAGGCTGGGACGACCGTAGGGAATGACCAGATTTAGATATCGGTCTTGCGTCACTAAATCGCCGATGGAAGCGCCCAAGTCACCTGGGAGTAATTCTAGACATCCCGTTGGCATCTCGGAGCGGTCGAGGGCTTCTTGTAAGGCGCTGGCGATCGCTAAATTTGAGTGTTCTGCGTAGGAACACCCTTTAAGAATCAGACTATTGCCTGTTTTGATACAAAGACCTGCGGCGATCGCTCCCAACTCCGGGAACGCCTCG is part of the Microcoleus sp. FACHB-831 genome and harbors:
- a CDS encoding methionine gamma-lyase family protein, coding for MNSPSKLLAAEAALLPIFSKIDAQVKQNLKKVLEAFRSHRVGAHHFAGVSGYGHDDMGRDTLDRVFAEVMDAEAAAVRVQFVSGTHAIACALFGVLRPGDEMLAVVGSPYDTLEEVIGLRGQGQGSLKEFGVSYRELDLTTEGNIDWQALGKAVKDNTRLVLIQRSCGYSWRPSLSIADIEKIVHLVKQQNPNTICFVDNCYGEFIEDREPPAVGADLIAGSLIKNPGGTIVTGGGYVAGRADLVEAAACRLTAPGIGSAGGATFDQNRLLFQGLFLAPQMVGEAVKGTHLTAYVFDKLGYAVNPLPLAPRRDVIQAIKLGSPKKLIAFCRAIQEHSPIGSYLEPVPDEMPGYESKVVMAGGTFIEGSTSEFSADGPLREPYIVFCQGGTHWTHVAIALESAIEAVGSA
- a CDS encoding fatty acid desaturase, which translates into the protein MTVATTTKLRPDWVNILFLGGLHVGALFALLPSNFNWTAVGIAVFLHWVTGGLGITLGFHRLVTHRSFQTPKWLEYFLMFCGTLACQGGVIDWVGLHRLHHMHSDSAGDPHDSNEGFWWSHVGWMLCDIPGKEDMARYVKDIADDPVYKFLQNSLVFIQLGLGFLLYLLGGWPFVVWGIFVRVVVVFHCTWFVNSATHKFGYRSYESSDRSTNCWWVALLTYGEGWHNNHHAFQYSARHGLQWWEIDMTWMTIQLLQALGLAEKVKLAEVKVAEKE
- a CDS encoding glutamate-5-semialdehyde dehydrogenase; the protein is MAMHSFNPAPDPITAVRSAYQASLELAPTKGVDRSRAVQAMAKALASRTDDILEANTLDLEASREMAVPELILEWLKLTPERIQTTVQLLQRLGELSDPIRRVMNAAYQLDHSQTYCQLMPLGVIALIYEAFPELGAIAAGLCIKTGNSLILKGCSYAEHSNLAIASALQEALDRSEMPTGCLELLPGDLGASIGDLVTQDRYLNLVIPYGRPSLVQQVMQQSTAPVLKSAMGNCYLYWSPTGSLDLARLVIIDSHMSEPDPVNAIEKVLIHPNQKPSSLITLWNSLKDKGFKVRGDAQLVADFPDQLSRAAESEWSQAYLDKVVAFKVIDSIDSAIAWINRFSSGHADCLVTESYQESRQFALGIDSASVYINSSPRFSRIPKPGDSIFLGMSNQKGHRRGLISMETLTTVKHIVQGNLFS